From Halobacteriovorax sp. GB3, a single genomic window includes:
- a CDS encoding lipoxygenase family protein, whose amino-acid sequence MDLGPKSFMYGRKGPWPQPSPAHPQGEAFAVIHLPFIEKLDWWIHIGSRYMYSLGMAPFMLLKALFFNGLSPVSDTEFHAILTNSMMSKFLCPKLDEDDLINFKDVLEEGERYMITDLQAVQTVKPYKGIHVSATKTLFKMKMNDANEMEYEVVAIYVFKTNELFRPTDGDAWELAKYFVLQGGAICATLVVHPNLHFPLDAINAITKTSLPKKHPIVQLLKPHMRFTLPLENAVLTFGLSVLKNKPWMSYAPYPGHYDGLRDLLVEGFTGIKGNDSYPPYEFPMNPPKIYSKYGDFQQAYFDVMYTFVSKVLEKVDPNDRYVISWANYISEHVPGFPSGSEIFEGDNLVRAVTSYFWSITVAHSIDHYNYGEMDVRKVPMRLRQAPPVKGVKMNPLSKLVTPIDQMKYLMCMKMFFGPTNVTTLYKSKYKFEVEHGLESAVQEFKKEMEDLEKLMIEKGMNYIPLKEIAASIQY is encoded by the coding sequence ATGGATTTAGGTCCAAAGAGTTTTATGTATGGAAGAAAGGGGCCATGGCCTCAGCCCTCACCGGCCCATCCACAAGGTGAGGCCTTTGCCGTTATTCACTTGCCCTTTATTGAAAAGTTAGATTGGTGGATTCATATCGGTTCCCGTTATATGTATTCTCTTGGAATGGCGCCTTTTATGCTTTTAAAGGCCTTATTCTTCAATGGACTCTCTCCTGTGAGTGATACTGAGTTTCACGCCATTTTAACTAATTCTATGATGAGTAAATTTCTCTGCCCAAAACTTGATGAAGATGATCTGATCAATTTCAAAGATGTCCTTGAAGAGGGTGAGCGCTATATGATTACTGATTTGCAGGCGGTGCAAACAGTGAAGCCTTACAAAGGAATCCACGTTAGTGCGACAAAGACTCTCTTTAAAATGAAAATGAACGATGCCAATGAAATGGAATATGAAGTTGTCGCCATCTATGTTTTTAAAACAAATGAGCTTTTTAGGCCAACAGACGGAGATGCTTGGGAACTTGCTAAATACTTTGTTCTACAGGGGGGCGCAATTTGTGCAACTCTAGTTGTTCATCCAAATCTTCATTTTCCCCTTGATGCCATCAATGCGATAACCAAGACATCACTTCCAAAAAAACATCCTATCGTTCAACTATTAAAGCCGCACATGCGTTTTACTTTGCCCTTAGAAAATGCCGTCTTAACTTTTGGGCTTTCAGTCTTAAAGAATAAACCATGGATGAGTTACGCTCCCTATCCAGGCCACTATGATGGATTAAGAGACTTACTCGTTGAAGGCTTCACCGGAATTAAGGGCAATGATAGTTATCCTCCTTATGAGTTTCCCATGAATCCTCCAAAGATATATTCAAAGTATGGAGATTTTCAGCAAGCTTACTTCGATGTCATGTACACTTTTGTTTCTAAAGTGCTTGAGAAAGTAGATCCAAATGATCGCTACGTCATTAGCTGGGCCAACTATATTAGTGAGCACGTACCAGGCTTTCCAAGTGGAAGTGAGATTTTTGAAGGTGATAACTTAGTAAGAGCGGTAACAAGTTATTTTTGGAGTATCACAGTGGCCCATTCTATTGATCATTATAATTATGGCGAGATGGATGTTCGAAAAGTTCCCATGCGCTTAAGGCAAGCGCCACCTGTGAAGGGAGTTAAAATGAACCCTTTATCAAAGCTTGTTACTCCGATTGATCAAATGAAATATCTCATGTGTATGAAGATGTTTTTTGGTCCAACGAATGTGACAACACTATATAAATCGAAATATAAGTTTGAAGTAGAGCATGGACTTGAAAGTGCTGTGCAAGAATTTAAAAAAGAGATGGAAGATCTCGAAAAGCTCATGATCGAAAAAGGGATGAACTACATTCCTTTAAAAGAGATTGCTGCCAGTATTCAATACTAA
- a CDS encoding histone deacetylase family protein produces the protein MIIYNEQMDQRFSDFGIMIPIVDDRSQKVASNLKIEQTPLDKIPLISRDDLLLVHSKDYVDSLFDELRREQSIFRTYELINLDGSYHRYEPQNALYSLDKLVDRILLQAGASLLAMKRAIAGDDSFVLAGGMHHAMKDSGRGFCLINDIVIGIRKLQNSGEIKTAWVIDVDAHKGDGTAEVCFGDDSIRTMSIHMKRGWPLCEGEGSEPWFLPSDLDIEVDVGQESDYLFFLSKALEKMEKGFGLPDLCVVVCGADPYEKDELESANLLKLTKEQMLKRDLLVFDFFKMRKIPQAYVMAGGYGKSSYEIYEQFIKESFL, from the coding sequence GTGATCATTTATAATGAACAAATGGACCAGAGATTTAGTGATTTTGGAATCATGATTCCCATTGTTGATGATCGCTCTCAAAAGGTTGCTTCAAACTTAAAGATTGAGCAAACTCCTCTGGATAAAATTCCTCTCATTTCACGTGATGACTTACTTCTTGTTCACTCTAAAGATTATGTTGATTCCCTTTTTGATGAACTTCGAAGAGAGCAGTCGATTTTTAGAACTTATGAACTTATTAATCTCGATGGTAGCTATCATCGTTATGAGCCACAGAATGCGCTCTATAGTTTAGATAAGCTTGTTGATCGAATACTTCTTCAAGCAGGAGCTAGTTTACTTGCAATGAAAAGAGCGATCGCTGGAGATGATAGCTTTGTGCTGGCAGGAGGAATGCATCACGCGATGAAAGACTCTGGAAGAGGATTTTGTCTGATTAATGATATCGTCATTGGAATTAGAAAATTACAAAATAGTGGCGAGATTAAAACGGCGTGGGTTATTGATGTTGATGCCCACAAAGGCGATGGTACTGCTGAGGTGTGCTTTGGAGATGATTCGATACGCACGATGAGTATTCATATGAAAAGGGGATGGCCTCTTTGTGAAGGAGAAGGCAGCGAGCCCTGGTTTCTTCCAAGTGACCTTGATATTGAAGTAGATGTTGGACAAGAGAGTGATTATCTCTTTTTTCTTTCTAAAGCATTAGAGAAAATGGAAAAGGGCTTTGGTTTACCTGATCTTTGTGTTGTCGTTTGTGGAGCTGATCCTTATGAAAAAGATGAACTTGAAAGTGCGAATCTTTTAAAACTCACAAAAGAGCAAATGTTAAAGAGGGATTTGCTTGTCTTTGATTTTTTTAAGATGAGAAAAATCCCCCAGGCCTATGTCATGGCCGGGGGGTATGGTAAAAGTTCTTATGAGATTTATGAACAATTTATTAAAGAGTCTTTTCTTTAA
- a CDS encoding aldo/keto reductase: MALLDKWSNIPLGFGGASISGEGAGYGFGDITESDAIDLLKQAKDLGITIFDTAPIYGFGLSEKRIGMAFKNERENVHIISKSGVTWHPNMRVDMTNDPKVTAKMLEQSLRDLNTEYIDLYMIHWPDKNVDIRRPLEVLAKAKHEGKIKHIGLCNTTKDDLILASEVDKVEAVQSQLNVFERDAVGDLFEYLAEKNIDFMSWGTLDKGIITGRVNEKRKFDRSDCRSWAPWWKAMDKKPRYDKMNRILPLLEEQGHSGLEFALWHNLQFEQVKLLLCGARNKTQLEGLIKAIQNKPNQELLEKCIEIAYEN, from the coding sequence ATGGCACTTTTAGATAAATGGTCAAACATTCCACTGGGCTTTGGTGGCGCTAGTATTTCAGGAGAAGGAGCCGGCTATGGCTTTGGTGATATTACTGAAAGCGATGCAATCGATTTACTAAAGCAGGCAAAGGATTTGGGGATTACAATCTTTGATACGGCCCCTATTTATGGTTTTGGACTCTCTGAAAAACGCATCGGTATGGCCTTTAAAAATGAACGTGAAAATGTTCACATTATTTCTAAATCAGGTGTGACTTGGCATCCCAATATGCGTGTGGATATGACAAATGATCCAAAGGTAACAGCGAAGATGCTCGAGCAATCCCTTCGCGATTTAAATACCGAATACATTGATCTCTACATGATTCACTGGCCAGATAAGAACGTCGATATCAGACGCCCTCTAGAGGTTTTAGCTAAGGCCAAGCACGAGGGGAAGATTAAACACATTGGTTTATGTAATACGACTAAAGATGATCTCATTCTAGCTAGTGAAGTAGATAAAGTTGAGGCCGTGCAATCGCAGCTCAATGTTTTTGAGCGCGATGCTGTGGGTGATCTCTTTGAATATCTTGCAGAAAAAAATATCGATTTTATGAGCTGGGGAACTCTTGATAAAGGGATTATCACCGGTCGAGTCAATGAGAAAAGAAAGTTTGATCGCTCTGATTGCCGTTCGTGGGCACCGTGGTGGAAGGCCATGGATAAAAAGCCTCGCTATGACAAAATGAATCGCATCCTTCCTCTTCTTGAAGAACAAGGCCATAGTGGGCTTGAGTTTGCTCTTTGGCATAATCTTCAATTTGAGCAAGTGAAGCTTCTTCTTTGTGGGGCAAGAAATAAAACTCAATTAGAAGGTTTGATCAAAGCGATTCAAAACAAACCGAATCAAGAATTACTAGAAAAGTGTATTGAAATTGCCTATGAAAATTAG
- a CDS encoding S8 family serine peptidase — protein MKKSLALSALCAVTMMGTASANEIKVVPGELIVKFKSTMNKSLVNGLTTLGVDIDRKIEVSSDNLYVVKFPQTKSMKGIQNLLSDHPEIEYAEPNFIYEIVKPVSKTDDIQGLISSYSDVNEEYNYTPMDPKFGQLWGLQNTGENDPGRTPGVVGADIDMMKAWEITKGDRAVRIAVIDTGIDYNHPDLRNQMWTNEAELNGLDGVDDDGNGYVDDIHGYDFASNDGDPLDGNSHGTHCAGTIGAEHNDLGVAGIMADVEFVAVKFLSDSGSGTTEAAIKAIDYATKLNVDIMSNSWGGGGRSEALKEAIERANDKGIIFTAAAGNSSTDNDTRPHYPSNYEVENVISVAATTSSDDLASFSCYGRNTVHIAAPGHNILSTVKNGKYSSFSGTSMATPHVTGAIGLLLAQEGRLPTSEVKERVMMTSEPLSSLRGKTINSGRLNAYNLLTDTRPERKEPKPELWEVMSVDQWLMDGYSENMDESRTYEAPGAKYMRLKVKRYDLESKYDFLAVKDANGTVSEKISGKGEDYTSMFIEGDSMTIQFKSDRSVQKWGFEIVEIEVQY, from the coding sequence ATGAAAAAAAGCTTAGCGCTTAGCGCACTATGTGCTGTAACTATGATGGGAACAGCTAGTGCAAATGAAATCAAAGTTGTACCAGGAGAACTTATTGTTAAGTTTAAAAGTACAATGAATAAGAGTCTTGTTAATGGTTTAACAACTCTTGGTGTTGATATCGACAGAAAAATTGAAGTTTCATCTGACAATCTTTATGTTGTTAAGTTTCCTCAAACAAAATCAATGAAGGGAATTCAAAACCTTCTTTCTGATCACCCTGAAATCGAATATGCAGAGCCTAACTTTATTTATGAAATCGTTAAGCCAGTTTCTAAGACAGATGATATTCAAGGTCTTATTAGCTCTTATAGTGATGTAAATGAAGAATATAACTATACTCCAATGGATCCAAAGTTTGGACAACTATGGGGACTTCAAAATACTGGTGAAAATGATCCAGGAAGAACTCCAGGTGTTGTTGGTGCCGATATTGATATGATGAAGGCGTGGGAAATCACTAAAGGTGATAGAGCTGTAAGAATTGCTGTTATCGATACAGGGATTGATTACAATCACCCAGACCTAAGAAATCAAATGTGGACTAACGAAGCTGAGCTTAATGGTCTAGATGGTGTTGATGATGATGGAAACGGATACGTTGATGATATTCACGGATATGACTTTGCTTCAAATGATGGTGATCCACTAGATGGTAACTCTCACGGTACTCACTGTGCTGGAACGATCGGTGCTGAACACAATGATCTTGGTGTTGCTGGGATTATGGCCGATGTAGAATTTGTTGCGGTTAAGTTCCTTTCTGATAGTGGTTCAGGAACAACTGAAGCAGCTATTAAGGCGATTGATTATGCAACGAAGCTAAACGTAGATATCATGTCAAACTCTTGGGGTGGTGGTGGCCGCTCAGAAGCTCTTAAAGAAGCAATTGAAAGAGCGAATGACAAGGGAATCATCTTTACGGCCGCTGCTGGTAACTCAAGCACTGACAATGATACTCGTCCACATTACCCATCGAACTATGAAGTTGAAAACGTAATTTCAGTTGCTGCGACAACTTCTTCTGATGATCTAGCAAGCTTCTCTTGTTACGGAAGAAATACTGTTCATATCGCTGCTCCTGGGCACAACATTCTTTCAACAGTTAAAAACGGAAAGTATTCATCATTTTCTGGAACATCAATGGCAACTCCACACGTAACTGGTGCTATTGGACTTCTTCTTGCTCAAGAGGGAAGACTTCCAACAAGTGAAGTTAAAGAGAGAGTTATGATGACTTCTGAGCCTCTAAGCAGCCTAAGAGGAAAGACAATCAACAGTGGTCGTCTAAATGCTTACAACCTTCTTACTGATACTCGTCCAGAGAGAAAAGAGCCAAAGCCAGAACTTTGGGAAGTTATGTCAGTTGATCAGTGGCTAATGGATGGATACTCAGAGAATATGGATGAGTCGAGAACTTATGAAGCTCCAGGTGCGAAGTACATGAGACTTAAAGTTAAGAGATATGACCTAGAGTCAAAATATGACTTCTTAGCTGTTAAAGATGCAAATGGAACAGTTTCTGAGAAAATCAGCGGTAAAGGTGAAGACTATACTTCAATGTTTATCGAAGGTGACTCAATGACTATTCAATTCAAGTCAGACCGTTCTGTACAGAAGTGGGGATTTGAGATTGTTGAAATCGAAGTTCAGTACTAA
- a CDS encoding 5'-methylthioadenosine/S-adenosylhomocysteine nucleosidase family protein, translated as MDLLVFAHRQEAQSFLKEDGPKPVENIEGLYESENYFLLLTGEGLQNAMQKTSFALGLLKDKVSRVLSLGVSGSLNQEAKKGDIHSIRTIYREEDGQMSFKSFSSNDDMAKIDLISSNKRVLDSTYANYLENFASLVDRECWSVASVAKMLSLPFYSYRLISDEVGDEEICKIVKEKAPEYSQELYKFYLTKTQNSAIEGPTQELDLPSGLHFSVSMKRKLDNLLHSLEVKYNYDLEEALKKIQINTILEKECLPKKKAQMVLEEFSHLLNPHKAQVLKNIQNYLTSFESSEVNIKIDKDLDSLKTIFKIQAKDQKEFNYKVSQLSKFDFEQYKSLLEGNK; from the coding sequence GTGGATTTATTAGTCTTTGCACACAGACAAGAGGCCCAAAGTTTTTTAAAAGAGGATGGCCCAAAACCAGTTGAAAATATTGAAGGTCTCTATGAGTCAGAGAACTACTTTCTTCTTCTCACTGGTGAGGGATTGCAAAATGCTATGCAAAAGACAAGCTTCGCCCTTGGCCTTCTTAAAGATAAAGTCTCTCGTGTTCTAAGCCTCGGAGTCAGCGGTTCTCTCAATCAGGAGGCCAAAAAAGGCGACATCCATTCCATAAGAACTATTTATCGCGAAGAAGATGGACAGATGAGCTTTAAATCGTTTAGCTCAAATGATGATATGGCAAAGATCGATCTCATCTCTTCCAACAAAAGAGTTTTAGACTCTACCTATGCCAATTATCTTGAAAACTTCGCTTCACTTGTTGATCGTGAATGCTGGTCTGTTGCAAGTGTTGCTAAAATGCTCTCTCTTCCCTTTTACTCATATCGCTTGATCAGTGATGAAGTTGGAGATGAAGAGATATGTAAGATTGTAAAAGAGAAAGCGCCAGAGTATTCACAAGAACTCTACAAATTCTATCTTACAAAGACTCAAAATAGTGCGATTGAGGGGCCAACTCAAGAACTCGACTTACCTAGTGGACTACATTTTTCTGTTTCCATGAAAAGAAAATTAGATAATCTCTTGCACAGCTTGGAAGTCAAATACAATTACGACCTTGAAGAGGCCCTTAAGAAAATTCAAATTAATACAATTCTTGAAAAAGAATGTCTTCCTAAGAAAAAAGCGCAAATGGTCTTAGAAGAGTTTTCCCATCTTCTCAATCCTCACAAAGCACAAGTCTTAAAGAATATCCAAAACTACCTAACTTCTTTTGAATCTAGCGAGGTCAATATAAAGATTGATAAAGACCTCGATAGCTTGAAGACAATTTTTAAAATTCAAGCAAAAGATCAAAAAGAGTTTAATTATAAAGTCTCTCAATTATCAAAGTTTGATTTTGAACAATACAAATCACTCTTAGAGGGAAATAAGTAA
- the rpmB gene encoding 50S ribosomal protein L28, which translates to MARVCDLTGKRRLVGNKVSHANNKTKMTQKPNLQTKKIYDPETGETVKLRLSTSAIRTLDKVGSLSKFLRKYKHLFEV; encoded by the coding sequence ATGGCACGTGTATGTGATTTGACAGGAAAAAGAAGACTTGTTGGAAACAAAGTTTCGCACGCAAACAACAAGACGAAAATGACTCAAAAACCAAACCTTCAAACGAAGAAGATTTACGATCCAGAAACTGGTGAAACAGTTAAGCTAAGACTTTCTACAAGTGCTATTAGAACACTTGATAAAGTTGGATCACTTTCTAAGTTCCTTAGAAAGTACAAGCACCTTTTTGAAGTGTAA
- a CDS encoding HAD-IG family 5'-nucleotidase — MKVFVNRTLNMKKIKAIGFDMDYTLVRYKTENFEELAHRETVKKLVEVKGYPAQVADMPFQFNRVIQGLCIDKMRGNLLQTNRFGKVKIAYHGTKEIPFKEMQKLYGNEIIDLNDKTIQSLDTNFSVSNGIIYAQLVDLKSEGHELPDYETLAVDIKEAIDICHSDGSIKDKVRDNIDQYIIQDPEVVQLLERFKRFGKKLWVITNSEFHYAKLLLDYTINPFLKEHKHWSELFELTTVLARKPRFFTHDNDYLVIDPETEMMKNLEGPLVPGIYQGGWAGKLEKDFGVEGDEILYLGDHIYGDVLSIKKTFNWRTALILDPLEAEIEAIQNSRPCQKEIDKLMTEKEKLEHKLNTLDLLKHEEPEKVNKEDINKCYMEIDKINSKISELLEEFKSHFNPYWGEMMRAGLEESRIADQVEKYACIYMTKVTDLLEYSPRTYFRPIKRTLAHEIEDTTSL, encoded by the coding sequence GTGAAAGTTTTTGTAAACAGAACTTTAAACATGAAAAAAATCAAGGCCATTGGCTTTGACATGGACTACACACTAGTTCGTTATAAAACAGAAAATTTTGAAGAACTTGCTCATAGAGAAACTGTAAAAAAACTTGTTGAAGTTAAAGGATATCCAGCGCAGGTAGCTGACATGCCTTTTCAATTTAACCGAGTTATTCAAGGTCTTTGTATCGATAAGATGAGAGGAAACCTTCTTCAAACAAATCGTTTTGGAAAAGTGAAAATTGCTTACCATGGGACAAAGGAAATTCCTTTTAAAGAAATGCAAAAACTCTATGGTAACGAAATTATCGATCTTAACGATAAGACCATTCAATCTCTTGATACAAACTTCTCTGTATCCAACGGTATTATCTATGCTCAGCTCGTTGATTTAAAATCAGAAGGTCATGAACTACCTGATTATGAAACTCTTGCTGTAGATATTAAAGAGGCCATCGATATTTGCCACAGTGATGGCTCTATTAAAGATAAGGTTCGCGATAATATTGACCAATACATTATTCAAGACCCAGAAGTTGTTCAACTTCTTGAGCGCTTTAAGCGTTTTGGTAAAAAGCTATGGGTTATTACGAACTCGGAGTTTCACTATGCGAAGCTTCTTCTCGATTATACAATCAATCCATTTCTTAAAGAGCACAAGCACTGGAGTGAACTCTTTGAACTAACAACAGTTCTAGCGCGAAAGCCACGCTTTTTCACTCACGACAATGACTATCTTGTGATTGACCCAGAAACAGAGATGATGAAAAACCTAGAAGGACCACTCGTTCCAGGAATCTATCAAGGTGGTTGGGCCGGAAAACTTGAAAAAGATTTTGGTGTTGAAGGCGATGAAATTCTCTATCTTGGTGACCATATCTATGGAGACGTTCTCTCAATTAAAAAGACTTTTAACTGGAGAACGGCCCTTATCCTCGATCCTCTAGAAGCTGAAATTGAGGCCATTCAAAACTCGAGACCTTGTCAAAAAGAAATCGACAAATTAATGACTGAAAAAGAGAAACTTGAACATAAGTTGAATACTCTTGATCTTCTTAAACACGAAGAACCAGAAAAAGTTAATAAAGAAGACATCAACAAATGTTATATGGAAATCGACAAAATCAACTCAAAAATCTCAGAACTTCTTGAAGAGTTCAAGTCGCATTTTAACCCATATTGGGGAGAGATGATGAGAGCTGGTCTTGAAGAGTCGCGTATTGCCGATCAAGTTGAGAAGTATGCATGTATCTATATGACAAAGGTAACTGATCTTCTTGAATACTCTCCAAGAACGTATTTTAGACCAATCAAGAGAACTCTTGCTCACGAGATTGAAGATACGACTTCACTCTAA
- a CDS encoding glycosyltransferase family 2 protein: MKISVIIPTYNRSYCLERAIESVLNQSYKNFDLWIVDDGSTDETQALLKKYCEHPQVHLLKTENRGVSAARNYAAKLSDGQWLSFLDSDDEWLKDKLQKQVDFIKAHPNIRLVHGEEIWIRNGKRVNQKKVHKKSGGMIFKRALGLCLISPSAVSLKRDLYFEHGGFDEEFVVCEDYDLWLKVTHKEEIGFIEDPIINKYGGHEDQLSAKYFAMDYYRVKSMIQLAANYKLESEDYLALLVMVQRKCEILLKGYEKHQNMEHHPQVSSWLSWAIGELREGNPQINRMH, encoded by the coding sequence ATGAAAATTAGTGTCATCATTCCTACTTATAATCGCTCTTATTGCTTAGAGCGCGCTATTGAATCTGTTCTAAATCAAAGCTATAAAAACTTTGACTTGTGGATTGTTGACGATGGATCAACTGATGAGACTCAGGCTCTTTTAAAGAAGTATTGTGAGCATCCTCAAGTTCATTTATTAAAGACTGAAAACCGTGGGGTTAGTGCTGCTAGGAATTATGCGGCCAAGCTTTCCGATGGGCAGTGGTTGAGTTTTCTTGATTCCGACGATGAATGGTTAAAAGACAAACTACAAAAGCAAGTGGATTTTATAAAGGCCCATCCTAATATTCGACTTGTTCATGGCGAGGAAATTTGGATTCGAAATGGTAAGAGAGTCAACCAAAAGAAAGTGCATAAAAAATCTGGAGGAATGATTTTTAAAAGAGCACTTGGACTCTGTTTGATTTCACCTTCAGCTGTGAGCTTAAAAAGAGATCTTTATTTTGAACATGGTGGTTTTGATGAAGAGTTCGTCGTCTGTGAAGATTATGATCTCTGGCTTAAGGTGACTCATAAAGAAGAGATTGGCTTTATCGAAGATCCTATTATTAATAAGTACGGAGGCCATGAAGATCAATTATCAGCTAAGTACTTTGCTATGGACTATTATCGAGTCAAATCGATGATTCAACTGGCCGCCAACTACAAATTAGAAAGTGAAGATTATCTTGCGCTTTTAGTGATGGTTCAAAGAAAGTGTGAAATACTACTTAAAGGCTATGAAAAACATCAAAACATGGAACATCATCCGCAGGTGAGCTCTTGGCTCTCATGGGCCATTGGGGAGCTAAGGGAAGGGAACCCTCAAATTAATCGAATGCACTGA
- a CDS encoding 2OG-Fe(II) oxygenase, which produces MTHEIKCKELNESGILIKSFSFPDQIIDQVKDKNFNFLDQWMLEACKEGGLLFDELKQYANFNSIEHIIALRKAETDEEGIWHCDGSRNLAFTWSLNLNPELIEGGELFFRKKGSDQIMTIHPPEFATLVVFCTGMDGYEHRVGKVKRGERLTYAGWCSF; this is translated from the coding sequence ATGACACACGAAATCAAGTGCAAGGAATTAAACGAATCAGGTATTTTAATCAAATCTTTTTCATTTCCTGATCAAATCATTGATCAAGTGAAAGATAAAAACTTTAACTTCCTTGACCAATGGATGCTAGAAGCTTGCAAAGAAGGTGGCCTTCTTTTTGATGAACTCAAGCAATATGCTAATTTTAACTCCATTGAACACATCATCGCTCTTAGAAAAGCTGAAACAGATGAAGAAGGAATTTGGCACTGTGATGGATCAAGAAACCTCGCCTTCACATGGTCACTCAACCTCAATCCAGAATTAATCGAAGGTGGGGAACTTTTTTTTAGAAAAAAAGGGAGCGATCAAATAATGACCATTCACCCCCCAGAATTTGCAACTCTCGTCGTCTTTTGTACGGGTATGGACGGATACGAGCACCGTGTGGGCAAGGTCAAACGCGGAGAGCGCCTAACCTATGCCGGTTGGTGTAGTTTTTAG
- a CDS encoding SPL family radical SAM protein: MFNRIFIEKDLRDNPRAKAILNRFSSLPVKEIDAIDDVFQKVKKPYLQKRDNLNLFLGTKKGKLVKEAPDAYGLSGDPHYYFIHAYNCIYECNYCYLQGYFHSPDIVLFLNHEEIANEIEAIAKEQIEKNPTTTPWFHAGEFSDSLALSHITGELPFYFEVFKNLPQGKLEFRTKSANVKNLLELSPLPNVITSFSLSPADKIKKNDLKTPSLKARLSAISKLAKHGHPIGIHFDPVIYDHDFKEKYTNLLKDLTQAISANEIEYISIGVVRFTKDVYQQVKMNYPESELLAEELIKAEDGKVRYARAMRMWILQTIKELCLEAGIDSEKIYLCMED; this comes from the coding sequence ATGTTCAATCGCATCTTCATCGAAAAAGACCTTAGAGATAATCCAAGAGCTAAAGCGATTTTAAATCGATTCTCCTCTCTTCCAGTTAAAGAAATCGATGCCATTGATGATGTCTTTCAAAAAGTTAAAAAGCCCTATCTTCAAAAGAGAGATAATCTCAATCTCTTTCTTGGAACTAAGAAAGGTAAATTAGTTAAAGAGGCTCCCGATGCTTATGGCCTTTCGGGTGATCCCCATTACTATTTTATTCACGCTTATAATTGTATTTATGAGTGCAATTATTGCTATCTTCAAGGTTATTTTCACTCGCCTGATATTGTTCTCTTTCTAAACCATGAAGAGATCGCAAATGAAATAGAAGCAATTGCAAAAGAGCAAATAGAAAAGAACCCGACAACAACGCCATGGTTTCACGCCGGAGAATTCAGTGATTCACTGGCCCTCTCGCACATTACAGGAGAACTTCCTTTTTACTTTGAAGTCTTTAAAAATCTTCCTCAAGGAAAATTGGAATTTCGAACAAAATCAGCGAATGTTAAAAATCTTCTAGAGCTAAGCCCACTTCCAAATGTCATAACAAGCTTCTCACTCTCTCCAGCGGATAAGATCAAGAAGAATGACTTAAAAACACCCTCTCTTAAAGCAAGACTATCGGCGATCTCAAAGCTTGCGAAACACGGTCATCCTATTGGAATTCACTTTGATCCAGTTATCTATGACCATGACTTTAAAGAGAAGTATACGAATCTTCTGAAAGACCTTACTCAGGCAATCAGTGCAAATGAGATTGAATACATTTCAATTGGAGTTGTTCGCTTTACCAAAGATGTCTATCAGCAAGTTAAGATGAATTACCCTGAAAGTGAACTCTTAGCAGAAGAGTTGATTAAAGCTGAAGATGGAAAAGTTCGCTATGCAAGGGCCATGCGAATGTGGATTCTTCAAACAATCAAAGAATTATGTCTAGAGGCCGGAATTGACTCTGAAAAGATCTATCTCTGCATGGAAGATTAA